Proteins encoded together in one Astyanax mexicanus isolate ESR-SI-001 chromosome 10, AstMex3_surface, whole genome shotgun sequence window:
- the dlg3 gene encoding disks large homolog 3 isoform X9: protein MMNSSMSSGSGSLRTSEKRSLYVRALFDYDRTRDSCLPSQGLSFSYGDILHVINASDDEWWQARLVTPHGESEQIGVIPSKKRVEKKERARLKTVKFHARTGMIESNRPVKVKRKKSFNLSRKFPFYKSKENIVQELVESEQCLTSNTSDSESSSKGQEDTILSYEPVIRQEIHYTRPVIILGPMKDRVNDDLISEFPHKFGSCVPHTTRPRRENEMDGQDYHFVASREQMEKDIQDNKFIEAGQFNENLYGTSILSVRAVAERGKHCILDVSGNAIKRLQQAQLYPISIFIKPKSIEALMEMNKRQTYEQANKVFDKAMKLEQEFGEFFTAIVQGDSLEEIYNKIKLIIEEQSGPYIWIPSSEKL from the exons AGCTCTGTTTGACTATGACCGGACCAGGGACAGCTGCCTGCCCAGCCAAGGCCTGAGCTTCTCTTATGGGGACATCCTGCATGTCATCAACGCCTCTGATGACGAGTGGTGGCAGGCACGGCTGGTCACACCCCACGGAGAGAGTGAGCAGATCGGGGTCATTCCCAGCAAGAAAAG GGTGGAAAAGAAGGAGCGAGCCCGGTTAAAAACGGTCAAGTTCCACGCTAGGACAGGCATGATCGAGTCCAACAGG CCAGTCAAAGTAAAGCGCAAAAAAAGCTTCAACCTCTCACGCAAGTTCCCCTTTTACAAGAGCAAGGAGAATATTGTGCAGGAGTTGGTGGAGTCTGAAC AGTGCTTGACGTCCAACACCAGTGACAGTGAGAGCAGCTCCA AAGGACAAGAAGATACAATCTTATCATATGAGCCAGTGATCCGACAGGAAA TCCACTACACAAGGCCTGTTATCATCTTGGGCCCAATGAAGGACAGGGTAAACGATGACTTGATTTCAGAGTTTCCTCACAAGTTTGGATCTTGTGTTCCAC ATACAACTCGTCCACGAAGAGAAAATGAAATGGATGGGCAGGATTACCACTTTGTGGCCTCGAGAGAACAGATGGAAAAAGATATTCAGGACAACAAGTTTATTGAAGCAGGCCAGTTCAACGAGAATCTATACGGGACCAGCATTCTTTCTGTCCGAGCGGTGGCTGAGCGG GGTAAACACTGCATCTTGGATGTGTCTGGGAACGCCATAAAGCGGCTCCAACAAGCACAACTTTACCCGATATCCATTTTCATCAAGCCAAAATCCATTGAAGCCCTAAT GGAAATGAATAAGAGGCAGACATATGAGCAAGCCAATAAAGTGTTTGATAAGGCAATGAAGCTTGAACAGGAATTTGGAGAATTTTTCAcag CCATAGTCCAGGGTGACTCACTAGAAGAGATCTACAATAAAATCAAACTGATCATTGAGGAGCAGTCAGGCCCGTACATCTGGATCCCATCCTCAGAAAAACTCTGA
- the tex11 gene encoding testis-expressed protein 11 isoform X1, whose product MEDVLINVKGLAESLLNRQSDDSVNDLIETLFEKVQSLEKPTKIQDTEVEECAIQLWNWAVTKNIGSVISEQQKAKVRLVACKLLYVCETEEPPENVIRKQIMMASKTGRTWLDCKNPKLADDFLKLAVSSLETLYCRLTSHGAGVSDTNTPKGDVEKDLLRVLSYQAESAVAQENHQEAVSCMQRCKEMLLRLPKETGYLSLICYNFGVETYNQKKLEESSFWLSQSYDIGKMNPKYSPGPEMQAKVLRLLATVYLELDCQKYQEKALHAVSLANKEFFHPSGLYLKIRILVKSKASDEVVKSGLTELLDSDVVLDVCLSTAKLLMAEDRETLAFDFLKRMCQHFESSPELGSVLLLHIELLLQKGKELLGKQKIEDAITGHYSGRQLSQHNLNSLHLLLWDKASKNFEAKNYSEALQWYNYSLSFYKAGQLDQNLAKLQRNRASCFLHLQQLDKAKEAISDAANSDPNNIFTHFSIYKIAVLEKNVEKAAEAVREISVLAQSPVTTEDTILVTENAAANILSLAAQIALENEQQETAMKALESLCEHSQDVAQVLTALRCLVRLVLSTIEMAQGEKRDTSLDVLLSYLKMALQNVSHLMQVPGHGADQCSEEANWFRRIAWNTALLCESSPVRMRDFFVLSYQLSRLCAPGRGVLMGQKTCLLMAAAASLEICRMSPQSEQQTEILTQALEHIQICWEVWRALKTTGESSKDPTETLLLLYEFEARAKLNDSKLESVLECVLELDNIDTKMLETIAALAMEPPAHFPGLCKKALRIALSLHRQGPHADLSRCSNCLHSLIQLSLPSGVCEVEPRVLEEVWGYYEEALSIIAATPEDFPELEVLWLLTRAWNTGILLYSLAQYPEAEKWCGLGMRFLRHLGSLQESYHTQMTGLYSEVLDRLDKAKKSIIMEE is encoded by the exons ATGGAGGACGTTCTTATTAATGTGAAAG gTCTGGCAGAGAGTCTTCTTAACAGACAGAGTGATGACAGTGTGAACGACTTGATTGAGACGCTGTTTGAAAAAGTTCAGTCGCTTGAGAAACCCACTAAAATTCAAGATACAGAG GTTGAAGAATGTGCTATTCAGTTGTGGAACTGGGCTGTGACCAAAAATATTGGTTCTGTTATTAGTGAGCAACAAAAAGCCAAag TGCGTCTTGTGGCCTGCAAACTCCTGTATGTGTGTGAAACCGAGGAACCACCTGAGAATGTTATTCGCAAACAGATTATG ATGGCCAGTAAGACAGGGAGAACATGGCTTGATTGTAAAAACCCTAAGCTTGCCGATGACTTTTTAAAACTTGCAGTCAGT AGTCTGGAGACTCTTTACTGCAGACTAACATCCCATGGAGCTGGTGTTTCTGATACCAACACACCGAAAGGAGATGTAGAGAAAGATCTTCTGCGTGTTCTCTCTTATCAAGCAGAATCT GCAGTTGCTCAAGAGAATCACCAGGAGGCAGTGTCCTGCATGCAGCGGTGTAAAGAGATGCTTCTTAGGCTTCCTAAGGAG ACTGGCTATTTGTCTCTCATCTGCTACAACTTCGGAGTGGAAACATATAATCAAAAGAAGCTTGAAGAAAGCTCTTTTTGGCTCAG tcAGAGCTATGACATAGGGAAGATGAATCCCAAGTACTCCCCTGGGCCAGAAATGCAA gCCAAAGTCTTGAGACTCCTTGCTACTGTCTATTTGGAATTAGACTGTCAGAAGTACCAGGAGAAAGCTCTTCATGCTGTGAGCCTGGCTAATAAG GAATTCTTTCACCCATCTGGCCTTTATCTAAAAATCCGTATTTTAGTAAAGAGTAAAGCATCAGATGAAGTGGTCAAATCTG GATTAACTGAGCTACTCGACTCTGATGTTGTTCTGGATGTATGTCTGAGCACAGCAAAACTGCTAATGGCAGAGGACAG AGAAACCCTGGCCTTTGACTTCCTGAAGAGGATGTGTCAGCATTTTGAGTCATCTCCTGAGCTGGGCTCGGTACTCCTGTTGCATATTGAGCTGCTTCTGCAGAAAGGCAAAGAGCTGCTAGGCAAGCAGAAAATTGAGGATGCAATCACAG GTCATTATTCAGGCAGACAGTTATCACAACACAATCTGAATTCCCTGCATCTCCTTTTGTGGGATAAAGCTTCGAAAAACTTTGAG GCTAAAAACTACTCAGAGGCTCTGCAGTGGTACAACTACTCACTAAGTTTTTATAAGGCTGGACAACTCGATCAAAACCTGGCAAAATTGCAAAGGAATCGAGCTTCCTGCTTTCTTCACTTACAGCAGCTTGATAAA GCAAAGGAAGCAATTTCGGATGCTGCCAATAGCGATCCAAACAACATCTTCACACATTTTAGTATCTACAAGATTGCTGTTCTGGAGAAAAATGTAGAGAAGG CTGCTGAGGCTGTGAGAGAGATAAGTGTTCTGGCCCAGTCACCTGTGACCACTGAGGACACGATTCTTGTGACTGAAAATGCAGCAGCCAACATTCTCAGCTTGGCAGCTCAGATTGCCTTAGAG AATGAGCAACAGGAGACCGCCATGAAAGCCCTGGAGAGCCTGTGTGAACACTCACAAGATGTAGCACAAGTGCTCACTGCCCTCAG GTGTTTAGTTCGACTTGTGCTATCAACAATAGAAATGGCACAGGGAGAAAAGAG gGATACCAGTTTAGATGTTCTCCTGTCATATCTAAAGATGG CACTTCAGAATGTGTCCCACCTCATGCAAGTTCCTGGCCATGGAGCTGACCAGTGTTCTGAGGAGGCCAACTGGTTCAGGAGGATAG CGTGGAACACAGCCCTGCTGTGTGAGAGTAGCCCTGTTAGAATGAGGGATTTTTTTGTCCTCTCCTACCAG CTGTCACGGCTCTGTGCCCCAGGCAGAGGTGTGTTGATGGGTCAGAAAACATGTTTGCTAATGGCTGCTGCTGCCAGTCTGGAGATCTGCAGGATGTCTCCTCAGTCTGAACAACAG ACTGAAATCCTGACTCAAGCTTTAGAACACATTCAGATCTGCTGGGAAGTATGGAGAGCTTTAAAAACTACAG GTGAATCTTCTAAAGATCCAACCGAAACCTTGTTACTCTTGTATGAGTTTGAGGCTCGGGCCAAGCTGAATGACTCCAAGCTGGAGTCTGTGCTCGAGTGTGTTCTGGAGCTTGATAACATTGACACCAAAATGCTGGAGACAATTGCAG CATTAGCTATGGAACCTCCTGCCCATTTCCCAGGGCTGTGTAAAAAAGCTTTGAGGATCGCCCTTTCTCTGCACAGACAAGGCCCACATGCAGACTTGTCACGTTGCAG CAACTGCCTACACAGTCTTATCCAGCTGTCTCTGCCCAGTGGAGTGTGTGAAGTGGAACCCCGCGTGTTAGAGGAAGTGTGGGGTTACTATGAAGAAGCCTTGTCCATCATTGCCGCCACA ccaGAAGACTTTCCCGAACTGGAGGTCCTGTGGCTTTTGACACGAGCGTGGAACACAGGGATCCTGCTGTACAGTCTGGCTCAGTACCCTGAAGCAGAGAAATGGTGCGGCTTGGGGATGAGGTTCCTGCGCCACCTGGGCTCTTTGCAGGAGAGCTATCACACTCAG ATGACTGGTCTGTATAGTGAGGTGCTGGACAGGTTGGACAAAGCCAAGAAGAGTATCATAATGGAGGAATAA
- the tex11 gene encoding testis-expressed protein 11 isoform X2, with the protein MMASKTGRTWLDCKNPKLADDFLKLAVSSLETLYCRLTSHGAGVSDTNTPKGDVEKDLLRVLSYQAESAVAQENHQEAVSCMQRCKEMLLRLPKETGYLSLICYNFGVETYNQKKLEESSFWLSQSYDIGKMNPKYSPGPEMQAKVLRLLATVYLELDCQKYQEKALHAVSLANKEFFHPSGLYLKIRILVKSKASDEVVKSGLTELLDSDVVLDVCLSTAKLLMAEDRETLAFDFLKRMCQHFESSPELGSVLLLHIELLLQKGKELLGKQKIEDAITGHYSGRQLSQHNLNSLHLLLWDKASKNFEAKNYSEALQWYNYSLSFYKAGQLDQNLAKLQRNRASCFLHLQQLDKAKEAISDAANSDPNNIFTHFSIYKIAVLEKNVEKAAEAVREISVLAQSPVTTEDTILVTENAAANILSLAAQIALENEQQETAMKALESLCEHSQDVAQVLTALRCLVRLVLSTIEMAQGEKRDTSLDVLLSYLKMALQNVSHLMQVPGHGADQCSEEANWFRRIAWNTALLCESSPVRMRDFFVLSYQLSRLCAPGRGVLMGQKTCLLMAAAASLEICRMSPQSEQQTEILTQALEHIQICWEVWRALKTTGESSKDPTETLLLLYEFEARAKLNDSKLESVLECVLELDNIDTKMLETIAALAMEPPAHFPGLCKKALRIALSLHRQGPHADLSRCSNCLHSLIQLSLPSGVCEVEPRVLEEVWGYYEEALSIIAATPEDFPELEVLWLLTRAWNTGILLYSLAQYPEAEKWCGLGMRFLRHLGSLQESYHTQMTGLYSEVLDRLDKAKKSIIMEE; encoded by the exons ATG ATGGCCAGTAAGACAGGGAGAACATGGCTTGATTGTAAAAACCCTAAGCTTGCCGATGACTTTTTAAAACTTGCAGTCAGT AGTCTGGAGACTCTTTACTGCAGACTAACATCCCATGGAGCTGGTGTTTCTGATACCAACACACCGAAAGGAGATGTAGAGAAAGATCTTCTGCGTGTTCTCTCTTATCAAGCAGAATCT GCAGTTGCTCAAGAGAATCACCAGGAGGCAGTGTCCTGCATGCAGCGGTGTAAAGAGATGCTTCTTAGGCTTCCTAAGGAG ACTGGCTATTTGTCTCTCATCTGCTACAACTTCGGAGTGGAAACATATAATCAAAAGAAGCTTGAAGAAAGCTCTTTTTGGCTCAG tcAGAGCTATGACATAGGGAAGATGAATCCCAAGTACTCCCCTGGGCCAGAAATGCAA gCCAAAGTCTTGAGACTCCTTGCTACTGTCTATTTGGAATTAGACTGTCAGAAGTACCAGGAGAAAGCTCTTCATGCTGTGAGCCTGGCTAATAAG GAATTCTTTCACCCATCTGGCCTTTATCTAAAAATCCGTATTTTAGTAAAGAGTAAAGCATCAGATGAAGTGGTCAAATCTG GATTAACTGAGCTACTCGACTCTGATGTTGTTCTGGATGTATGTCTGAGCACAGCAAAACTGCTAATGGCAGAGGACAG AGAAACCCTGGCCTTTGACTTCCTGAAGAGGATGTGTCAGCATTTTGAGTCATCTCCTGAGCTGGGCTCGGTACTCCTGTTGCATATTGAGCTGCTTCTGCAGAAAGGCAAAGAGCTGCTAGGCAAGCAGAAAATTGAGGATGCAATCACAG GTCATTATTCAGGCAGACAGTTATCACAACACAATCTGAATTCCCTGCATCTCCTTTTGTGGGATAAAGCTTCGAAAAACTTTGAG GCTAAAAACTACTCAGAGGCTCTGCAGTGGTACAACTACTCACTAAGTTTTTATAAGGCTGGACAACTCGATCAAAACCTGGCAAAATTGCAAAGGAATCGAGCTTCCTGCTTTCTTCACTTACAGCAGCTTGATAAA GCAAAGGAAGCAATTTCGGATGCTGCCAATAGCGATCCAAACAACATCTTCACACATTTTAGTATCTACAAGATTGCTGTTCTGGAGAAAAATGTAGAGAAGG CTGCTGAGGCTGTGAGAGAGATAAGTGTTCTGGCCCAGTCACCTGTGACCACTGAGGACACGATTCTTGTGACTGAAAATGCAGCAGCCAACATTCTCAGCTTGGCAGCTCAGATTGCCTTAGAG AATGAGCAACAGGAGACCGCCATGAAAGCCCTGGAGAGCCTGTGTGAACACTCACAAGATGTAGCACAAGTGCTCACTGCCCTCAG GTGTTTAGTTCGACTTGTGCTATCAACAATAGAAATGGCACAGGGAGAAAAGAG gGATACCAGTTTAGATGTTCTCCTGTCATATCTAAAGATGG CACTTCAGAATGTGTCCCACCTCATGCAAGTTCCTGGCCATGGAGCTGACCAGTGTTCTGAGGAGGCCAACTGGTTCAGGAGGATAG CGTGGAACACAGCCCTGCTGTGTGAGAGTAGCCCTGTTAGAATGAGGGATTTTTTTGTCCTCTCCTACCAG CTGTCACGGCTCTGTGCCCCAGGCAGAGGTGTGTTGATGGGTCAGAAAACATGTTTGCTAATGGCTGCTGCTGCCAGTCTGGAGATCTGCAGGATGTCTCCTCAGTCTGAACAACAG ACTGAAATCCTGACTCAAGCTTTAGAACACATTCAGATCTGCTGGGAAGTATGGAGAGCTTTAAAAACTACAG GTGAATCTTCTAAAGATCCAACCGAAACCTTGTTACTCTTGTATGAGTTTGAGGCTCGGGCCAAGCTGAATGACTCCAAGCTGGAGTCTGTGCTCGAGTGTGTTCTGGAGCTTGATAACATTGACACCAAAATGCTGGAGACAATTGCAG CATTAGCTATGGAACCTCCTGCCCATTTCCCAGGGCTGTGTAAAAAAGCTTTGAGGATCGCCCTTTCTCTGCACAGACAAGGCCCACATGCAGACTTGTCACGTTGCAG CAACTGCCTACACAGTCTTATCCAGCTGTCTCTGCCCAGTGGAGTGTGTGAAGTGGAACCCCGCGTGTTAGAGGAAGTGTGGGGTTACTATGAAGAAGCCTTGTCCATCATTGCCGCCACA ccaGAAGACTTTCCCGAACTGGAGGTCCTGTGGCTTTTGACACGAGCGTGGAACACAGGGATCCTGCTGTACAGTCTGGCTCAGTACCCTGAAGCAGAGAAATGGTGCGGCTTGGGGATGAGGTTCCTGCGCCACCTGGGCTCTTTGCAGGAGAGCTATCACACTCAG ATGACTGGTCTGTATAGTGAGGTGCTGGACAGGTTGGACAAAGCCAAGAAGAGTATCATAATGGAGGAATAA